A genomic stretch from Algoriphagus halophilus includes:
- a CDS encoding carboxylesterase/lipase family protein encodes MNLNPALLFGVFLTIIISCSPKEDIQSIDVHSVTVTGGKISGKLVGADSIKTFMGIPFAAPPVGELRWKSPQPVIPWEGIRECVDNPPSSIQNPPVPFFAWSAEFLIPPTPISEDCLYLNVWTGAASADENRPVMVWVHGGGFSGGSGTVPLYDGEELAKKGIVVVTINYRLGVLGFMAHPELSNESASGTSGNYGILDQIAALQWVQQNIHQFGGDPQNVTVAGQSAGSMSVNALVGSPLAKGLFSKAIAQSGAMFNYEGGRGSLNKEIAEKTGQEFMSKVGAKNIKDLREIPADSLLKAGGAFWPYKDDYVIPVDFDETFKNGQANPIQLLTGWNADDNVSFGGSLSPAQFKEQAQEKYGNNTEEYLRLFPAENEVELNETRSTISELMFGYQNSTWAKIQSELAPGSSYLYYFTRVPPGEPNYGAFHSAEFSYAFHTLKYWDRPFESVDDRLEDIMSEYWVNFVKTGNPNGGDLPEWPVYSNRNPQAMELGVNIGPISLPHLEQIRFMQSIYLK; translated from the coding sequence ATGAATCTCAATCCGGCACTGCTCTTTGGAGTTTTTTTAACTATAATAATTTCATGTTCTCCTAAAGAGGATATACAATCCATTGATGTTCATTCCGTCACAGTAACTGGTGGGAAAATCTCCGGAAAATTGGTAGGTGCTGATTCCATCAAAACATTTATGGGGATTCCTTTTGCAGCACCTCCAGTGGGAGAGTTGAGATGGAAATCCCCGCAGCCAGTTATACCATGGGAAGGTATTCGGGAATGTGTAGATAATCCTCCTTCCTCGATTCAGAATCCACCGGTTCCATTTTTTGCATGGTCAGCGGAGTTTTTGATTCCACCTACACCTATTTCAGAAGATTGTCTGTATCTAAATGTTTGGACGGGAGCAGCATCTGCAGATGAAAATAGGCCGGTAATGGTTTGGGTACATGGCGGTGGGTTTTCGGGAGGATCTGGAACCGTTCCACTCTACGATGGTGAAGAGTTGGCAAAAAAAGGAATAGTCGTAGTGACCATCAATTATAGGTTAGGGGTATTAGGCTTTATGGCACATCCTGAGTTATCCAATGAGTCCGCAAGCGGAACCTCTGGTAATTATGGAATTCTTGATCAAATCGCAGCACTCCAATGGGTTCAACAAAATATCCATCAATTTGGAGGAGATCCTCAAAATGTCACAGTTGCAGGGCAATCTGCCGGTTCAATGAGCGTCAATGCTTTGGTAGGTTCTCCATTGGCCAAAGGACTATTTTCCAAAGCAATCGCCCAAAGTGGGGCCATGTTTAACTACGAAGGTGGAAGAGGGAGTTTGAACAAAGAAATTGCCGAAAAAACTGGGCAAGAATTCATGTCAAAAGTAGGGGCCAAGAATATAAAAGATCTACGAGAAATCCCTGCAGATAGCCTTTTGAAGGCCGGAGGGGCATTTTGGCCTTACAAAGATGATTATGTGATTCCAGTTGATTTTGATGAGACTTTTAAAAATGGTCAAGCTAATCCAATCCAACTATTGACTGGATGGAATGCTGATGATAATGTTTCTTTTGGAGGTTCTTTAAGCCCAGCACAATTTAAGGAACAGGCTCAAGAAAAATATGGTAACAATACGGAGGAATACCTCAGGCTATTTCCAGCTGAAAATGAAGTGGAGTTAAATGAGACCAGGAGTACGATTTCAGAGCTGATGTTTGGCTATCAAAATTCTACTTGGGCAAAAATCCAGTCTGAATTGGCGCCTGGCTCTTCTTATCTCTACTATTTTACACGGGTGCCTCCCGGGGAACCAAATTATGGAGCCTTCCATTCTGCAGAGTTTAGCTATGCTTTCCACACATTGAAGTATTGGGATAGACCTTTTGAATCTGTGGATGATAGGTTAGAGGATATCATGTCGGAGTATTGGGTAAATTTTGTAAAAACAGGGAACCCTAATGGAGGGGATTTGCCAGAATGGCCTGTATACTCCAATCGAAATCCTCAAGCGATGGAATTGGGAGTGAATATAGGGCCGATCAGTTTGCCACATTTGGAACAAATCAGGTTTATGCAATCCATTTATTTGAAGTGA